One part of the Mariniflexile litorale genome encodes these proteins:
- a CDS encoding peptidoglycan-binding protein LysM encodes MRKSIASYLTLTLTICILLLVSFSSNKTTDLSKYSTVGLELDYTVSQDPSIHENALASNDMNKPISPFLGKSFVGFKEALAFKESRGDYFVVNTLGYLGKYQFGSGTLKLIGIHNPSLFLKNPELQEKAFVANTQRNKWILRRDIKNFVGKRLNGILITESGILASAHLAGAGSVKNYLRSYGIDNFEDSYGTTIEYYMKKFSGYDTSSIKANKRAKAI; translated from the coding sequence ATGAGAAAAAGTATTGCAAGTTACTTAACCCTAACTCTAACAATATGTATTCTATTGTTGGTGTCGTTTTCATCAAATAAAACGACAGATTTAAGTAAATATTCAACAGTTGGCTTAGAGTTAGATTATACAGTAAGCCAAGACCCTAGCATTCATGAGAATGCTTTAGCGTCGAACGACATGAACAAACCAATTTCTCCATTCTTAGGTAAATCTTTTGTAGGATTTAAAGAGGCCTTAGCATTTAAAGAATCTAGAGGCGATTATTTTGTTGTAAACACTTTAGGTTATTTAGGGAAATATCAATTTGGATCAGGGACTTTAAAATTAATTGGGATTCACAATCCATCGTTATTTTTGAAAAATCCTGAGCTTCAAGAAAAAGCATTTGTAGCCAATACACAACGTAATAAATGGATTTTGCGTAGAGATATTAAAAATTTTGTTGGCAAAAGGCTTAATGGTATCTTAATAACCGAATCTGGTATTTTGGCGTCGGCTCATTTAGCAGGGGCTGGAAGTGTAAAAAACTATTTAAGAAGTTATGGAATTGATAATTTTGAAGATAGTTATGGTACAACCATTGAATACTATATGAAAAAGTTTTCTGGTTACGATACATCTTCAATTAAAGCAAATAAAAGAGCTAAAGCTATATAG
- a CDS encoding DUF2279 domain-containing protein produces the protein MPLFSFSQSNFDSFLTLSDTLNKPRRNAIIITEAAIGSLTLLGLNQLWYADYERSKFHTINDNNEWLQMDKMGHVFTSYQMGKHGAQLLNWSGVSKKDQLIYGATLGFGFLTTVEILDGYSKEWGFSWGDILANASGTGLYIGQELLWNEQRISLKFSFHQTKYASQSPEKLGKGFLEQILKDYNGQTYWLSANLHSFFKEQSVPKWLNLAVGYGADGMFNGVKDVDNQLLTNLNRQRQFYLSLDVNLNNIETNSKLLKSVLDIFNMIKIPFPTIEFAKKGCVFHLFYY, from the coding sequence TTGCCATTATTTTCCTTCTCGCAATCTAATTTCGATTCATTTTTAACACTTAGTGATACGCTTAATAAGCCGAGACGAAACGCCATTATTATTACAGAAGCAGCTATTGGAAGTTTAACCTTGTTAGGTTTGAACCAACTGTGGTATGCCGATTATGAGCGTTCTAAATTTCACACCATTAATGATAATAATGAATGGCTGCAAATGGATAAAATGGGGCATGTGTTTACTTCGTATCAAATGGGAAAACATGGAGCTCAGTTATTAAATTGGAGTGGTGTAAGTAAGAAGGACCAGTTAATTTATGGCGCTACTTTAGGATTTGGGTTTTTAACAACAGTCGAAATTTTAGACGGTTATTCAAAAGAATGGGGCTTTTCTTGGGGAGATATTTTAGCAAATGCATCAGGTACAGGCTTGTATATTGGACAAGAATTGCTTTGGAATGAGCAACGCATCTCCTTAAAGTTCTCATTTCATCAAACGAAATATGCTTCTCAAAGTCCGGAAAAGTTAGGGAAAGGATTTTTGGAACAGATTTTGAAGGACTATAATGGGCAAACTTATTGGTTAAGTGCTAATTTACATTCTTTTTTTAAAGAACAAAGCGTGCCTAAATGGTTGAATTTAGCTGTAGGATATGGGGCTGATGGTATGTTTAATGGCGTGAAAGATGTTGACAATCAGTTGTTAACAAATTTAAATAGACAGCGTCAATTCTATTTAAGTTTAGATGTAAATTTGAATAATATTGAAACAAATTCAAAATTACTGAAGTCTGTTTTAGACATTTTTAATATGATTAAAATACCTTTTCCAACTATAGAATTTGCCAAAAAAGGGTGTGTATTTCATCTATTCTACTATTAA
- the mltG gene encoding endolytic transglycosylase MltG: MYIKKILLAIVFIGLAIAAYFAYYVYNTMMNSNTAFNNDTAYVYVPTNATYNDVRQQLEPLLKDINTFDALAKQKKYTTNVKAGRFAITKGMNNNDIINSIRSRNLPIKLSFNNQDSMEKLAGRISTQIETDSLSLLKAMKDSAFLSKYEFNNATALGMYLPNSYEFFWNTSAEQFRARMLKEYNRFWTAARNDKAKAIGLKRDQVIALASIVYEESKQASEQPRIAGVYMNRIRIGMPLQADPTLKFAAYQLPEYKNTIIKRVLNIHKDIVSPYNTYKNLGLPPGLIAMPDISAIDAVLNYEKHQYLYFAADAKRFGFHKFAKTLSQHNVNAREYHQYLSSQGINK, from the coding sequence ATGTATATTAAAAAAATACTTCTTGCCATTGTTTTTATAGGGTTGGCCATTGCAGCATATTTCGCCTATTATGTTTACAATACCATGATGAACTCCAATACGGCTTTTAATAATGATACGGCCTATGTTTATGTGCCTACCAATGCGACTTATAATGATGTTAGGCAGCAATTAGAACCGTTATTGAAAGATATAAACACTTTTGATGCGCTTGCAAAGCAAAAAAAGTACACAACGAATGTTAAAGCAGGTCGTTTTGCTATAACTAAAGGGATGAATAATAATGATATTATTAACTCAATTAGAAGTAGGAACCTCCCAATTAAATTATCTTTTAATAATCAGGATTCAATGGAGAAGTTGGCAGGAAGAATCAGTACACAAATAGAAACTGATAGTCTTTCGTTATTAAAAGCCATGAAAGATAGTGCGTTTTTATCAAAATATGAGTTTAATAATGCGACAGCTTTGGGCATGTATTTACCTAATAGTTATGAGTTTTTCTGGAATACCTCGGCAGAGCAATTTAGAGCGCGCATGCTTAAAGAATATAATCGTTTTTGGACGGCTGCTCGAAACGACAAAGCCAAAGCTATTGGTTTAAAACGAGACCAAGTTATAGCATTGGCATCAATAGTTTATGAGGAGTCAAAACAAGCTTCAGAACAACCAAGAATAGCAGGTGTTTATATGAACCGAATTAGAATAGGGATGCCATTACAAGCAGATCCTACTTTAAAATTTGCAGCCTATCAATTGCCAGAATATAAAAATACGATTATCAAGCGTGTTCTAAATATTCATAAAGATATCGTGTCTCCTTATAATACCTATAAAAACTTAGGATTGCCTCCAGGACTTATAGCCATGCCTGATATTTCGGCTATCGATGCCGTTTTAAATTATGAAAAACACCAATACCTTTATTTTGCGGCCGATGCCAAGCGTTTTGGATTTCATAAATTTGCAAAAACGTTATCTCAGCATAATGTGAATGCTAGAGAATACCATCAGTATTTGTCATCTCAAGGCATTAATAAGTAG